In Streptococcus respiraculi, one DNA window encodes the following:
- a CDS encoding TIGR03943 family putative permease subunit, translating to MIRFLILAGYFEMTLYLYISGKLDQYINLHYSYLAYLSMVLTFILALIQLYIWVKQLETHSHLSTKVAKLSSIALLLIPLIVAWGFPTVHLDSTTVAAKGYHFPLAAGTDTEIQEQEGTTVQYLKPDTSAYFTKSSYQSEMRKVAERYLDQETISVTSENYMEVMEAIYDYPNEFVGKTIEMVGFIYNDPENTNQQFLFRFGIIHCIADSGVYGLLSTGQTSHFPDNTWVSAKGRIKLSYHNSLQQALPTLELTEYNKIEQPKNPYVYRVF from the coding sequence ATGATTCGTTTCTTAATTTTAGCGGGTTATTTTGAAATGACTCTCTATCTCTACATCTCAGGAAAACTTGACCAGTACATCAATCTCCACTATTCTTATCTGGCCTATCTCTCTATGGTTCTGACCTTTATTTTGGCCTTGATTCAACTCTATATATGGGTCAAACAATTGGAGACCCATAGCCATTTGTCGACCAAGGTAGCCAAGTTGAGCAGTATCGCCCTTCTCTTGATTCCCTTGATTGTGGCATGGGGCTTTCCAACGGTACATCTGGACTCCACAACAGTTGCTGCTAAAGGCTACCATTTCCCACTTGCGGCAGGAACGGATACAGAAATTCAAGAACAAGAAGGTACCACTGTCCAATACTTGAAACCAGACACCTCGGCCTACTTCACCAAGTCGAGCTATCAAAGCGAAATGCGCAAGGTCGCGGAGCGCTATCTAGATCAAGAGACCATCTCCGTGACCAGCGAAAATTACATGGAAGTCATGGAAGCCATCTATGACTATCCCAATGAATTTGTCGGAAAAACCATTGAAATGGTAGGCTTTATCTACAATGACCCTGAAAATACCAACCAGCAATTTCTCTTTCGTTTTGGAATTATCCACTGCATTGCTGACTCGGGTGTCTACGGTCTTCTTTCAACCGGACAGACCAGCCATTTCCCAGACAATACCTGGGTTTCAGCCAAGGGACGCATCAAACTGTCCTATCATAATTCCCTCCAACAAGCTCTTCCAACGCTTGAATTGACCGAATACAACAAGATTGAACAACCAAAAAATCCCTATGTCTACCGTGTCTTTTAG